The sequence GGCAATGCAGCTTTTGGTTTGATATCGCTTAAAACCCATATTTGGAATCGGTTTCAAAGCAGATTTTAGCAGGTTTCGCGTATTTTCACAACAATCGCGCTAGCAAAATGATTAAAACATGCTAGCGCTGGTAAGAATATGTTTTATTGACGAACAAACTGCTTGGAGCGACGCATTTCTGCTGAACGCAATCGTTTTTGTTGATCACATTCGGGTAAATTCTTCAACTATTCGAGGAATCAGGGCCACGGATCAGGCTATTAGCACAAGCAACCAATCCCCAACCCCCGACAACCGATCCCCACTTATGATCCTTGATAAAACTCGCAAATCTCGGTTAATGGGCAGCGTTCGCAGGCTGGGCGTTGGGCATGGCAAATTTGGCGGCCATGCAACAACACGCTGACATGAAATTGATACATTTGATCAACTGGCACAGCCGACTCAAGCAAATCGTGGGCAGCATCGGCAGAAACTTTAGGCCCGATCATGCCAACCCGTTTGGCCACCCGATGAATGTGGGTATCGACGATCATCGCAGGCTGATTGCAGGCAAAACAGAGCACACAGCCCGCCGTTTTGGGGCCAATGCCCGGCAGTGCAGTCAGCCAAGCTCGCGCCTCGTGCAAACCTAGCTCGCGCAGAAAATCGAGGCTAAATTCGCCGCGCTGCTCCAAAATTACCGCCAAGGTGTTTTGAATCCGCGCCGCCTTGATTTTAGCCAACCCACCAACTCGAATTGTTTCCTCTAACTCGCTTGATTCGGCGTTGAGCACTGCCGCCCACGTTGGGTAGCGCCCTTTGAGTTCGCGAAAAGCCCGCCCACTGTTGCGGTCGGAAGTATTTTGCGAAAGAATCGTCAAAACCAATTCATCAAGCGGATCACGTTGAGTATGCAAGACGCGTGGACCAAAACGTTCACGCAATATGTGCAACGTTTCAAGCACTTTCTCAGGGTTGAGCATCACTATTCCTTCTAGCTATCGTTTTGAGTGAGTAGAGAACCAACCTTTGTATGCCGTAGCCCGCCGCAGTGGGCGAGCCAGTTAGGTGTGAGGGAACATGATGCGCTTCTAACCTCATAAACCATTATAACTAAGGACTGAAAAACTAGTATGCATCAAAATCACCAACATGGAACGCTATATTTCGCGGCGAATTACATAACTCCCGTTATCAATCCGCTCAACAATAATAGCATCACGTTCTAGCGCTTTGGCAAAATCCTGGCGGTAGGTGGGATGCATAGCGTTGACAATTTCATCCTTCATTGCCTCAATTGTTTGCTTGGTAAAGTCAAGATGCATAACCGAAAGATTCGATACGACCAACGGGAGATCATAATCGTTTGTCATGGTTGGCTCTAATAAAAAGGTCATTCCATCGTGCTTGATAATGCTCGTGCGCATCGCTTCAACCAAATTTGCATGCACAAAATTGTTCCGCAGCGCACGAACTGCTTTATATTGAGCATAAACTGCAGTATCAATCGGGATACGGTCACCGCTAAAACAGATACAATAGATTGGAGCCATCGCGATTTTTGTATCAATCGGCGATTTAATCGCCGGTTCACGAGTATCTTTACTATCCCGAATCGCAGGTTTGAGATACAGATCATATAAAATATTGAGTAAACCCTCAAACGCTGAGAGGAATTGAAAAAAGGCCGAGCGACAAAGTGTATTACCTTGCTGACTCGACCGTAGATCCTTTGCCAATGCCAAAAGTTCCGCCCCGGTATCCATATACACACGATATGGATTCTGCAGCATTACAAGATTACTTGACTTTGAATCTCTTTTAATCGCAGAATCCTGATTATTCCGTGCTTTATTAAAGATTGTTTTCAAACTTTCATAGATCGCTTGGGCTGTTGCAACAAGTTGGTCATCAGGATAAATAATCAATGTGCAACCATAGAGTTTCCAATCGCTGATCCGCAGAAATGCATTTGGAGCCTCAAGTTCGTAGCTCCATTGACTATTTTTGCTCAACGCTGCATTTGGCATTCCAAATTGGGCCTTGAGTGTGGTATACATGCTGTATGGCTCAATATGATCAATCGCAAACGTATAGGATTTTCGTTTTAAGGTAATTGGATCGATCAAGACGGGTTTTAAATCTAGTAAATCCATAATATATCCTTATCCCAAAAAAATATTATTCAACACTGTATCAAAGTTCATTATTATGATAATTAAAAGCTTGTTGAATTAATTCCATCGCATAATCAAGATCTATTAGACCTGTAACACTGTATTCTACGGTCGCATTACCCCAATTTCCAATTCCAGTTGTATTTCGGGCACGTTGTTGTGGATCATGCAATTGGTCAAACGGAACCCGTAATCCAATCCGTAGGCGACTTTTTTGTGGCTCAACAACACAGAAATTAACATCGAGCTTGAAGGCAATATATAAACGGGTTTGCTCTTCTTGAATGGCCGCACTCAAATTAAAAATTCGCTGGCGCAGCTCATTATAGCATTCGCGCCAGATCTCTTGTAAAAATTCCGACCCGATAGTGCTTCCTGCTTGCTCACGTATCGCAACCGGAACACGCTCGACAGCTGTTGGATATGACCATACACTACATGCAGCCTGTGCCAGCCGTATTGCACGATCTTGAATCGCTCGTTCATCCCAATGCGTCAAGCTCATCAAATCACGATTGAGCATACCGCCTGTATTCAGAAACCCCCCTGGTGCACGTTGTTTATCAGTAAAACTGGCCTGCTCATCAATTGGTTGCTGAACCAAAGAAAGATTAATTAATCGATTAACCACACTGCCTTGAATTGCTTGCCACTCAATCCCCAATTCACTTTGCCATTCCATAGTTAAGGGGTTAGCCGTTGGAACAATTTGGGTTACGCTCAAATTCGAAAGATCATGGCTGGATTCAGGCGATCCCATATGAATGCTATAGAGCAAGTAATTACGGTTACGAAAGTTATTGATGTCTTTGGCAAGCAATTCACGCCGAAATTCTTCATCGTTGGGGAAGCGTCGATAACTATCTTTATCCAGTAAGGCTGCTTCAAGCCGTGCAATAAATGAGCTATCGAGGTTCAACGAGAAGCGGCTGAGCAAATGAGGATTATCCATATCGCGTAATAGGTTGGCAAAGGTTTTATTAAGTGAATTGGTTGGAATACCACAAATAGCGCGTCGAAATACATAGCTTTGACTCAACCGCACGATATACACCATCTCACGCTGTGATAAACGATGAGTTTTATACACCCGCATACATTGCATCAAAAATGGATAAGCAACATCAACTCGTAAAATATGCATATCCCGAATCGCGGCATCAAGTTCACGATCATTGGTTGTAGCAAAATTAAGATCAGCAAAGTACCCAGAATATGCGCCAATGTCGGCCACAACCTCTTTAACATTGAGATTATTCTCGGTCATATAGCGCTTAAATTCATCGTAGACATCTTCGATGTTTGGAATGCGCCCAAGTTTGATCGTCAAGTAGTCGCGCATAAACCGATTAAAGCGGGCCGAATAATCGCTCTCAAAGCGTTGTTCCATTGGATACCAATAGGCCTTATACATCGATGATTGATCGTTATGGTTTTGGCCCATCAAAATATAATTGCGAATCAAATCAGCTTGAGTTAGTTTCAAACCAGTCGAATTTAAACTTTCAAAAATAAGTTGAGGATTATCTTTATCCCGTTCAAGCGAGATTTCAACCACAATAATCCGTTTGATTGCCTCAAAAATTCGTTGAAGATTGGGGGCATTGCGCACACGTTCAAGAAAATAGCGGTAGTTTTCTTGAATTCGGAGCGAGGCATTAGAATGAAACTCTTCGCGATTAACCACATTAATCAATGCTGATTTATCGCTTTGAGTTAAGAGTAATTTATAATGACGATCTTCATCTTCATCATTATTCCGCAAATAATAGTTATAGAGCTTCTTACTAGTTATTTCAACTGGCTCATTAACCCGCTCGTCAATCACATTAGCTAACGCAGCTAATAACAACGAGAGTGTCGTTAATCGTTGTTGTCCATCAATAACTAACAATTGAGGAACAACACTTTTGCTATATTGATCGTCCTCAACATAGACCACTGAGCCAATAAAGTGACCCTTGATGCTGACATCTTGGGCTAAGCGCTCAATATCCCGCCAGAGTTGTTCACATTGTTCACGTGTCCAGCTATACGTCCGTTGATAGATCGGAATCACAAATTGTTTTGTGCCATTGAGGAATTCAAACAATGCGGTTTCTTTGGCTTTCATGGAAAATTCCTTAAGCTAAGAGGATGTTCATACCTGGCAGCATCAATCTATGTACACCGATTGAAAATCAAGCAATTATTCTTCTTCGCTATCACCGCCCATTCGATACTTAATATCATAGTTAATAATATAATCAAGTTCTTCAGCAGTAAATCCATAGCATTGGGACAATAAGTAATCAATACTATCGATGATGTGTTTCGCCTTGGAAACATCAAAATTAATCTCGTCAGCACGAATAATATCACCTCTTCTCTCTCGCATTTTTTTATTGGAATAGTATATATTCAATAAATCTCTAGAAATATCACAAAATAATTGATTTTTACCAAAAATATCAAATACCGGAAACTCAAAAACCTCTCTAGAAACAACATCCATACAGTTTGAATTTTGTATCCAAAACCAATAAAACAACTGACTATTCAAGATACATAAAACGACATCGATATTTTCTCTATCTACTGAGATAGGTTTATAGTGTGATGATAATGAGTTCAAAATAGCCTTACGCCAATATCTTCCTCCAGAATGATAAAAAACTTTTTGGCCAGATTTATTCTCAAAAAAGCCAAGCTTCTTAGAAAACGAAATCATTTTATTAATTATACTAACTTCCAAATTATTCCCTATTTTAGGAAAATTATTACTCAATCCATCAATATTATCAACTTTTACATAATTCAATTTATCAAATATATAATCTCTACTACCATTAATGCC is a genomic window of Chloroflexota bacterium containing:
- a CDS encoding endonuclease III; this translates as MLNPEKVLETLHILRERFGPRVLHTQRDPLDELVLTILSQNTSDRNSGRAFRELKGRYPTWAAVLNAESSELEETIRVGGLAKIKAARIQNTLAVILEQRGEFSLDFLRELGLHEARAWLTALPGIGPKTAGCVLCFACNQPAMIVDTHIHRVAKRVGMIGPKVSADAAHDLLESAVPVDQMYQFHVSVLLHGRQICHAQRPACERCPLTEICEFYQGS
- a CDS encoding DUF262 and DUF1524 domain-containing protein; translation: MKAKETALFEFLNGTKQFVIPIYQRTYSWTREQCEQLWRDIERLAQDVSIKGHFIGSVVYVEDDQYSKSVVPQLLVIDGQQRLTTLSLLLAALANVIDERVNEPVEITSKKLYNYYLRNNDEDEDRHYKLLLTQSDKSALINVVNREEFHSNASLRIQENYRYFLERVRNAPNLQRIFEAIKRIIVVEISLERDKDNPQLIFESLNSTGLKLTQADLIRNYILMGQNHNDQSSMYKAYWYPMEQRFESDYSARFNRFMRDYLTIKLGRIPNIEDVYDEFKRYMTENNLNVKEVVADIGAYSGYFADLNFATTNDRELDAAIRDMHILRVDVAYPFLMQCMRVYKTHRLSQREMVYIVRLSQSYVFRRAICGIPTNSLNKTFANLLRDMDNPHLLSRFSLNLDSSFIARLEAALLDKDSYRRFPNDEEFRRELLAKDINNFRNRNYLLYSIHMGSPESSHDLSNLSVTQIVPTANPLTMEWQSELGIEWQAIQGSVVNRLINLSLVQQPIDEQASFTDKQRAPGGFLNTGGMLNRDLMSLTHWDERAIQDRAIRLAQAACSVWSYPTAVERVPVAIREQAGSTIGSEFLQEIWRECYNELRQRIFNLSAAIQEEQTRLYIAFKLDVNFCVVEPQKSRLRIGLRVPFDQLHDPQQRARNTTGIGNWGNATVEYSVTGLIDLDYAMELIQQAFNYHNNEL